In Desulfobulbus oralis, one DNA window encodes the following:
- a CDS encoding MogA/MoaB family molybdenum cofactor biosynthesis protein, whose translation MNIRLQVCACAQDACLPLLPAAVQGSPGHRLESPDFCALPPLAVGTRLLAPDGAALFAVSGRIWLPAAPHAVACPLLQALDHLPAGPVDLAPRKEGFSLAWITLSDKGARGEREDSAGPAIAELAAAHLPLCHTQGFLLPDEPAALRALLPELALGQGYDLICTTGGTGLSPRDRTPQVTAALLDLPLPGFVQAMMAASLARTPHAAISRAVAGVLGQSLVLNLPGSRRAVTENLAAVLPALPHALAKVHGDPADCGA comes from the coding sequence ATGAACATTCGTCTCCAGGTCTGTGCCTGCGCACAAGATGCCTGCCTGCCGCTGTTGCCTGCAGCCGTGCAGGGCAGTCCGGGTCATCGGCTGGAATCGCCCGACTTTTGCGCCCTGCCGCCCCTGGCTGTGGGCACGCGTCTTCTGGCCCCGGACGGCGCGGCCCTTTTCGCGGTGTCAGGTCGCATCTGGCTGCCGGCCGCTCCGCACGCGGTGGCCTGTCCCCTTTTGCAGGCGCTGGACCACCTGCCGGCCGGCCCTGTGGATCTGGCGCCCCGCAAGGAGGGCTTCAGCCTGGCCTGGATCACCCTTTCGGACAAGGGCGCGCGGGGCGAACGGGAAGACAGTGCTGGCCCGGCCATTGCGGAGCTTGCAGCCGCACACCTGCCGCTCTGCCATACCCAGGGCTTTCTTTTGCCGGACGAACCGGCAGCGCTCCGGGCACTTTTGCCTGAACTGGCCTTGGGGCAGGGCTATGACCTCATCTGCACCACCGGCGGCACGGGCCTTTCGCCCCGCGACCGCACCCCGCAGGTGACGGCGGCACTGCTCGATCTGCCCCTGCCCGGCTTTGTCCAGGCCATGATGGCGGCCAGCCTGGCCAGAACGCCGCATGCGGCCATTTCCCGGGCTGTCGCCGGGGTCCTGGGACAGAGCCTTGTCCTCAACCTGCCAGGCAGCCGCAGGGCAGTGACAGAAAATCTGGCCGCCGTGCTGCCCGCCCTGCCCCATGCCCTGGCCAAAGTTCATGGCGACCCGGCCGACTGCGGCGCCTGA
- the moaC gene encoding cyclic pyranopterin monophosphate synthase MoaC: MQESFSHLDARGRLSMVDVGGKAATERRAIAEAVVALAPETMQLLRTQALPKGDVLTCAKVAGILAAKRTGELIPLCHPLGLSFVDIRFAITDGCVRITAETRTTGPTGVEMEAIVAAQMAAATIYDMCKAVQRDIVIKKVRLLHKSGGKSGVFNVPGFQPPE, encoded by the coding sequence ATGCAGGAATCATTTTCCCATCTGGATGCCAGGGGGCGACTCAGCATGGTCGATGTGGGCGGCAAGGCCGCCACGGAACGCCGGGCCATTGCCGAAGCCGTGGTGGCGCTGGCTCCGGAGACCATGCAGCTTCTGCGTACTCAGGCCCTGCCCAAGGGCGACGTGCTGACCTGCGCCAAGGTTGCAGGCATCCTGGCGGCCAAGCGCACGGGCGAACTCATACCGCTCTGCCATCCGCTGGGCCTGAGCTTTGTGGATATCCGCTTTGCCATCACTGATGGCTGCGTGCGCATCACGGCCGAAACCCGCACCACAGGCCCCACCGGCGTGGAAATGGAGGCCATCGTGGCGGCGCAGATGGCTGCAGCCACCATCTATGACATGTGCAAGGCGGTGCAGCGGGACATTGTCATCAAAAAGGTCCGGCTTTTGCACAAGAGCGGCGGCAAGAGCGGCGTGTTCAACGTACCCGGCTTCCAGCCGCCGGAATGA
- the moaA gene encoding GTP 3',8-cyclase MoaA, with translation MQTKPALAPLPACRLPQPLIDGHGRPVHYLRLSVTDRCNLHCLYCRNLGRQQFIPHPQILRYEEIVRLVGLMSAGGVTKLRLTGGEPFVRRGCEHLLVMLRERFPQLDLRLTTNGTLLEPHVPLLGRLGLGAVNLSLDSFDRQTFAQVTGHDLLPAVLSALDALLAAGIRVKINAVAMRGINDRQLDDFIHAARSLPVDVRFIEFMPMGAGTHWSPESFWPAAEIFREVAARVALAPEQQVLRNAGPARMYRVLGGRGRLGFIAAVSNHFCASCNRLRLTCNGNLRTCLFDDHEYRLRGLLRHQACDDAQLARVLRLACLKKPVGAELLRNRPQGQAVAGTPMAAIGG, from the coding sequence ATGCAGACGAAGCCAGCGCTTGCCCCCCTGCCGGCTTGCCGGCTCCCGCAGCCCCTGATCGATGGCCACGGCCGGCCGGTGCATTATTTGCGCCTTTCCGTGACCGACCGCTGCAACCTGCACTGCCTGTACTGCCGCAACCTCGGACGGCAACAGTTTATCCCCCACCCGCAGATCCTGCGCTACGAAGAAATCGTGCGTCTGGTAGGCCTCATGAGCGCCGGCGGCGTGACCAAGCTGCGACTGACCGGGGGTGAACCCTTTGTCCGCAGGGGCTGCGAGCATCTGCTTGTCATGCTGCGAGAGCGTTTTCCACAGCTCGACCTGCGCCTGACCACAAATGGCACGCTTTTGGAGCCCCATGTGCCGCTGCTCGGGCGGCTGGGGCTGGGAGCGGTCAATCTGTCCCTGGACAGCTTTGATCGGCAAACCTTTGCACAGGTTACGGGCCACGATCTGCTGCCCGCTGTCCTGTCGGCGCTGGATGCCCTGCTGGCCGCGGGCATTCGGGTCAAAATCAATGCGGTGGCGATGCGCGGCATCAACGACCGGCAGTTGGATGACTTCATCCATGCGGCCCGCAGCTTGCCGGTGGACGTTCGTTTCATCGAATTTATGCCCATGGGCGCAGGCACGCACTGGTCGCCTGAAAGCTTCTGGCCCGCAGCCGAGATCTTCCGCGAAGTGGCAGCGCGCGTGGCGCTCGCGCCGGAACAGCAGGTTTTGCGGAACGCCGGCCCGGCCCGCATGTACCGGGTGCTGGGGGGCAGAGGCCGGCTGGGCTTTATTGCGGCGGTATCCAATCATTTCTGCGCTTCCTGCAACCGCCTGCGTCTGACCTGCAACGGCAACCTGCGCACCTGCCTCTTTGACGATCACGAATACCGCCTGCGCGGGCTCCTGCGTCATCAGGCCTGCGATGATGCCCAGTTGGCCAGGGTGCTGCGCCTGGCCTGCCTGAAAAAACCCGTGGGCGCGGAACTCCTGCGGAATCGGCCGCAGGGTCAGGCCGTGGCTGGCACGCCGATGGCGGCCATCGGCGGTTGA
- a CDS encoding MOSC domain-containing protein, producing MTADVWKDACALAEPRIVRDDLNDPNRFRGASMTEAQKSGIIIAVCTSSRKGIAKRDVGEALLVTGFGIDGDAHAGKWHRQVSLISWQKILAFKARGAQVEHGCFGENLIVDGIDLARLPIGTRFSCNEVLLELTQIGKECHSHCQIFQAMGECIMPTQGVFTRVLRGGRLRTGDTLVVLPVQD from the coding sequence ATGACCGCCGATGTCTGGAAGGATGCCTGCGCACTGGCCGAGCCCCGCATCGTAAGGGATGATTTGAACGACCCGAATCGCTTCAGAGGTGCCAGTATGACAGAAGCACAGAAGAGCGGCATCATCATTGCCGTGTGTACCAGCTCCAGAAAAGGCATAGCCAAAAGGGATGTCGGCGAGGCCCTGCTGGTGACCGGTTTTGGCATTGACGGCGATGCCCATGCCGGCAAATGGCATAGGCAGGTCAGCCTGATTTCCTGGCAAAAAATTTTGGCCTTCAAGGCGCGGGGCGCGCAGGTGGAGCACGGCTGCTTTGGCGAAAACCTGATAGTGGATGGCATCGACTTGGCCAGATTGCCCATCGGTACGCGTTTTTCCTGCAACGAGGTGCTGCTGGAGCTGACGCAGATCGGCAAGGAATGCCACAGCCACTGCCAGATCTTTCAGGCCATGGGCGAATGCATCATGCCGACCCAGGGCGTGTTCACCAGAGTGCTGCGCGGCGGCCGCCTGCGAACCGGCGACACGCTGGTTGTCCTGCCTGTCCAGGACTGA
- a CDS encoding XdhC family protein, producing the protein MKDRATTANEQSGGLSATTPEATLEARAAALLQGGEPLVLVTVVASAGSAPRHAGTRALQTRGGFEGTVGGGAMEAAAMKAARQCLNDQHSAREVFVMDATAAMDSDMICGGRMEVLCEALQPGQAGLFALADASIRQGRRGAWLVRLAGKGRLVPERRLYVEKLPRAAASSELVIEGLDEVASFLDTTKQRPGLVATESGAEYYVEPLEAPPLLLLCGGGHVALEVARLAHACGFVVDVVDDREEFANRGRFPMARHCHVLPGFSGLEAACGLEPRHYVAIMTRGHAFDREVLEQALRVHPRYLGMIGSRSKREHVYRLLRAEGVPAGELARVCCPIGLGIYAETPQQIAVSVVAELLAALAGTLPQLRGKLQPADR; encoded by the coding sequence ATGAAAGATCGGGCAACAACCGCGAATGAGCAGTCAGGCGGCCTGTCCGCCACCACACCAGAGGCTACGCTGGAGGCGCGTGCAGCCGCTCTGCTGCAAGGAGGCGAGCCGCTTGTTTTGGTGACGGTTGTGGCCAGTGCGGGTTCCGCCCCACGCCATGCGGGCACCAGGGCCCTACAGACCAGGGGCGGCTTTGAGGGCACGGTGGGCGGCGGAGCGATGGAGGCAGCCGCCATGAAAGCGGCGCGCCAGTGCCTGAACGATCAGCACTCAGCGCGTGAGGTCTTTGTTATGGACGCCACGGCCGCGATGGACAGCGACATGATCTGCGGCGGCCGCATGGAAGTGCTGTGCGAGGCCCTGCAACCCGGGCAGGCAGGCCTGTTTGCCCTGGCGGACGCCAGCATTCGCCAGGGGCGGCGCGGCGCCTGGCTGGTCAGGCTGGCGGGAAAGGGCCGGCTCGTCCCGGAGCGCCGTCTGTATGTGGAAAAACTGCCAAGGGCAGCAGCCAGCTCTGAACTGGTGATCGAGGGACTCGATGAGGTCGCGTCCTTTCTCGATACCACCAAACAGCGTCCTGGCCTCGTCGCGACGGAGAGCGGCGCCGAATACTATGTCGAGCCTCTGGAGGCTCCGCCGCTGCTGCTGCTGTGCGGCGGCGGCCATGTTGCCCTGGAAGTGGCCCGCCTGGCCCATGCCTGCGGTTTTGTGGTGGACGTGGTGGATGACCGCGAAGAATTTGCCAACAGGGGACGCTTCCCCATGGCCCGGCATTGCCACGTTTTACCCGGTTTTTCCGGCCTGGAGGCGGCCTGCGGCCTGGAGCCCAGGCACTATGTGGCCATTATGACCCGCGGCCACGCCTTTGACCGGGAGGTGTTGGAACAGGCGCTGCGCGTCCATCCCCGCTATCTTGGCATGATAGGGAGCCGCAGCAAACGGGAGCACGTGTACCGCCTTCTGCGTGCAGAGGGCGTGCCTGCCGGGGAACTGGCCAGGGTGTGCTGCCCCATCGGCCTGGGCATCTATGCGGAAACCCCCCAGCAAATAGCGGTTTCCGTGGTGGCGGAGCTTCTGGCCGCACTGGCTGGCACGCTGCCGCAACTGCGCGGCAAGCTCCAGCCTGCCGATCGGTGA
- a CDS encoding ABC transporter permease subunit, producing the protein MYTPHWSILIEPVYLRILLHGVALTLSIAALSSLLSLALGVALAIGRTRSQSTQAVVCARLCAGFCHVVRSIPGVFWLILPFYCLPFLLPQGACRALNGWEHFPFWAAVAGLTVNNAPYLADILFSVMHTTGRDALACARLSGFTGWRYWFRLVLPLACSASLPALNARMVHNLKNSSLAMFISVPELTWASQEVESLSFAGLESTTAATVLYMGLGLGLSGLLLLVQRHMERRQRGEARA; encoded by the coding sequence ATGTACACACCCCACTGGTCTATTTTGATCGAGCCTGTCTATCTGCGCATTCTCCTGCACGGCGTGGCCCTCACGCTGAGCATCGCAGCCCTGTCCTCGCTGCTGTCCCTTGCCCTGGGCGTGGCCCTGGCGATTGGCAGAACCCGGAGTCAGAGCACCCAAGCTGTCGTCTGCGCCCGCCTCTGCGCGGGCTTTTGCCACGTGGTGCGCAGCATCCCCGGCGTATTCTGGCTGATTTTGCCCTTCTACTGCCTGCCCTTTCTCCTGCCGCAGGGCGCCTGCCGGGCGCTGAACGGCTGGGAGCATTTTCCCTTCTGGGCTGCAGTGGCCGGGCTGACGGTCAACAATGCACCCTATCTGGCCGACATTCTGTTTTCCGTGATGCACACTACGGGCCGGGACGCCCTGGCCTGCGCCCGGCTTTCGGGCTTCACCGGCTGGCGCTACTGGTTTCGCCTCGTCCTGCCCCTGGCCTGTTCGGCCTCGCTGCCGGCCCTGAACGCGCGCATGGTGCATAACCTGAAGAACAGCTCGCTTGCAATGTTCATCAGCGTGCCGGAGCTGACCTGGGCTTCGCAGGAGGTGGAATCCCTGAGCTTTGCCGGCCTGGAATCAACCACCGCAGCCACAGTCCTCTACATGGGGCTTGGTCTTGGCCTTTCGGGTCTGCTCCTTTTGGTGCAGCGCCACATGGAACGCCGTCAGCGAGGAGAGGCCCGGGCCTGA